Proteins encoded by one window of Methylovirgula ligni:
- a CDS encoding FmdB family zinc ribbon protein: MPLYSYHCSKCDKDFELLVRSSDTPACPTCGNIEIAQQVSFVAPENKSRAFLRGARDQAAREGHLSNFSRSERGGS, encoded by the coding sequence GTGCCGCTCTACAGCTACCATTGTTCGAAATGCGACAAGGATTTTGAGCTGCTGGTGCGTTCCAGCGACACGCCCGCCTGCCCCACCTGCGGCAATATCGAGATCGCGCAGCAGGTCTCCTTCGTGGCGCCGGAGAACAAAAGCCGCGCCTTCCTGCGCGGGGCGCGCGACCAGGCGGCGCGCGAGGGCCATCTGAGCAATTTCAGCCGCTCCGAGCGTGGCGGGAGCTAA
- a CDS encoding N-acetylmuramoyl-L-alanine amidase, which produces MQDFAPDSPLAVAHPSPNHGDRDEQVPRAIILHYTGMKTGAAALERLRDPASEVSAHYVVEEDGRIFQLVPEARRAWHAGKSSWAGETDMNSASIGIEIVNGGHDFGNPAFPDAQIEAVIALCRDIAQRYGIPPQDILAHSDIAPERKADPGELFPWAKLASAGVGHYVPPHPLGPDAGLSLGDEGAEVWNLQRKLVAYGYGLDVTGVYDDQTEKVVIAFQRHFRPARIDGKADLSTLKTLQDLLASS; this is translated from the coding sequence ATGCAAGATTTCGCGCCTGACAGTCCCTTGGCCGTCGCGCATCCCTCGCCGAACCATGGCGACAGGGACGAGCAGGTGCCGCGCGCGATCATCCTGCACTACACCGGCATGAAGACGGGCGCCGCGGCTCTGGAGCGCTTGCGCGATCCGGCGTCGGAAGTTTCAGCGCATTATGTCGTCGAGGAAGACGGGCGGATATTTCAGCTCGTGCCCGAGGCCCGCCGCGCCTGGCACGCCGGTAAAAGTTCTTGGGCCGGCGAGACCGACATGAATTCCGCTTCGATCGGCATCGAGATCGTCAATGGCGGCCATGATTTCGGGAACCCGGCGTTTCCCGATGCGCAGATCGAAGCCGTCATCGCGCTTTGCCGGGACATCGCGCAGCGGTATGGGATTCCGCCGCAAGACATTCTCGCGCATTCGGACATTGCACCGGAGCGCAAAGCCGATCCGGGTGAGCTTTTTCCGTGGGCGAAGCTCGCGTCGGCCGGGGTCGGCCATTATGTGCCGCCGCATCCGCTGGGCCCCGATGCGGGCTTGAGCTTGGGCGACGAAGGCGCGGAAGTCTGGAACCTTCAGCGCAAACTCGTGGCCTATGGTTACGGACTCGACGTCACGGGGGTCTATGACGATCAGACCGAGAAAGTGGTGATTGCCTTCCAGCGCCATTTCCGGCCCGCGCGAATCGACGGCAAAGCCGATCTTTCGACGCTGAAGACTCTGCAGGATTTGCTGGCGTCGAGTTAG